A stretch of Fusobacterium massiliense DNA encodes these proteins:
- a CDS encoding YebC/PmpR family DNA-binding transcriptional regulator gives MSGHSKWNNIQHRKGAQDRKRAKLFTKFGRELTIAAKEGGGDPNFNPRLRLAIEKAKAGNMPKDILERAIKKGTGELEGVDFTEMRYEGYGPAGTAFIVEAVTDNKNRTASEMRMTFSRKDGNLGADGAVSWMFKKKGLITIKAEGVDLDEFMMAALEAGAEDVEEDEGYFEVTTDYTEFQTVLENLKNAGYSYEEAEITMIPENKVEITDLETAKKVMALYDALEDLDDSQDVYSNFDIPDEILEQLD, from the coding sequence GTGTCTGGACATAGTAAATGGAATAATATACAACATAGAAAAGGTGCACAAGATAGAAAAAGAGCAAAATTATTTACAAAATTTGGGAGAGAATTAACAATAGCAGCGAAGGAAGGTGGAGGAGATCCTAACTTTAACCCAAGATTAAGACTTGCTATTGAAAAAGCTAAAGCTGGTAATATGCCTAAGGATATACTAGAAAGAGCTATAAAAAAAGGAACGGGAGAACTAGAAGGTGTAGATTTCACAGAGATGAGATACGAAGGATATGGTCCTGCCGGAACAGCTTTTATTGTTGAAGCTGTAACTGATAATAAAAATAGAACTGCTTCTGAAATGAGAATGACATTTTCTAGAAAAGATGGAAATCTTGGAGCAGATGGAGCTGTATCTTGGATGTTCAAGAAAAAAGGTTTGATAACTATAAAAGCAGAAGGAGTAGATTTAGATGAGTTTATGATGGCTGCTTTAGAAGCTGGGGCAGAAGATGTTGAAGAAGATGAAGGATATTTTGAAGTAACAACAGATTATACTGAGTTTCAAACAGTTTTAGAAAACTTAAAAAATGCAGGGTATTCTTATGAAGAAGCTGAAATAACAATGATACCTGAAAATAAAGTTGAAATAACAGACTTAGAAACAGCTAAAAAAGTTATGGCTCTTTATGATGCTTTGGAAGATTTAGATGATTCTCAAGATGTTTATTCAAATTTTGATATTCCTGATGAAATATTAGAACAATTAGATTAA